In a single window of the Pongo abelii isolate AG06213 chromosome 1, NHGRI_mPonAbe1-v2.0_pri, whole genome shotgun sequence genome:
- the ANKRD35 gene encoding ankyrin repeat domain-containing protein 35 has translation MRQSVRPKPMVEARTLLALAAALRGAGLRRGLGRRPRLELRPQPSPVGSGTCGPALCASPSPVAPTPAMKRIFSCSSSQVAVERWNRRDQKLLEAVHRGDVGRVAALASRKSARPTKLDSNGQSPFHLAASKGLTECLTILLANGADINSKNEDGSTALHLATISCQPQCVKVLLQHGANEDAVDAENRSPLHWAASSGCASSVLLLCDHEAFLDVLDNDGRTPLMIASLGGHAAICSQLLQRGARVNVTDKNDKSALILACEKGSAEVAELLLSHGADAGAVDSTGHDALHYALHTQDQALWRLLQQALNRRRQGGQRLVQHPDLASQASPSEPQAGSPPKSSWRAEPEEEQEEKEDEDPRSEEWRWKYEEERRKVVQLEQELVQKTEECKTQAAAYLGLENQIREQAQELGLLLSWEPRASGKQGSSLRPGGDGMEQGCPMDLLAESIQELKKQQQAAATVNPVLAPKKAEDSAPGKIQYEVHGRSQPEEQGPPQSPASETIRKATGQQLTTNGAQTFGPDHADQLPAGQKESSQVLGVEPGGTVAEPVGPAAMNQLLLQLREELAAVWREKDAARGALSRPVMEGALGTPRAEAAAAAWEKMEARLERVLARLERAKAGLQVKPEVPSQESREGALKAAPGSIKEDEEKEKRVPGARGEPLGAPGGEKALGGLAKGQLEKEMSVLRLSNSNLLEELGELGRERQRLQRELQSLSQRLQREFVPKPEAQVQLQQLRQSVGLLTNELAMEKEATEKLRKLLASQSSGLRGLWDCLPADLVGKRSAQSKAAESLEELRACISTLVDRHQEAQQVLARLQEENQQLLGSLSPWGEPGTSLKAPASPQVAALEQDLGKLEEELRAVQATMSGKSQEIGKLKQMLYQATEEVAELRAREAASLRQHEKTRGSLVAQAQAWGQELKALLEKYNTACREMGRLREAVAEERRRSGDLAAQAAEQERQASEMRGRSEQFEKTAELLKEKMEHLIGACRDKEAKIKELLKKLEQLSEEVLAIRGENARLALQLQDSQKNHEEIISTYRTHLLNAARGYMEHEVYHILLRILSMEEE, from the exons ATGCGACAGTCCGTGAGACCGAAGCCCATGGTAGAAGCCCGGACCCTCCTGGCTCTGGCAGCAGCTCTCCGAGGGGCGGGGCTGAGGCGGGGCTTGGGGCGGAGGCCCCGCCTGGAACTGAGG CCGCAGCCAAGTCCGGTGGGTTCGGGAACCTGTGGCCCGGCACTCTGCGCGTCCCCATCCCCCGTGGCCCCGACCCCGGCCATGAAGCGTATCTTCTCCTGCTCCAGCTCACAGGTGGCG GTGGAGAGATGGAACCGCCGTGATCAGAAGCTGCTGGAGGCAGTGCACAGGGGGGATGTGGGACGCGTGGCTGCCCTGGCCTCCAGGAAATCTGCCCGACCCACCAAGCTAGACTCGAACGGCCAGTCCCC GTTTCATCTGGCAGCCTCCAAAGGCCTGACAGAATGTCTGACTATCCTGCTTGCAAATGGGGCTGACATCAACAGCAAGAATGAGGATG GAAGCACTGCCCTACACTTGGCCACCATCTCCTGCCAGCCACAGTGTGTTAAGGTTCTGCTTCAG CATGGTGCTAATGAAGATGCTGTGGATGCAGAAAACCGTAGTCCATTGCACTGGGCAG cctcctctggCTGTGCCTCAAGTGTGCTCCTGCTGTGTGACCACGAAGCCTTCCTGGACGTGTTGGATAAT GATGGACGTACACCCCTGATGATCGCATCATTGGGTGGGCACGCAGCTATCTGCTCACAGCTGCTGCAGCGAGGCGCCCGAGTTAATGTTACAGACAAGAATGACAA ATCGGCTTTGATCCTGGCCTGTGAGAAAGGCAGTGCCGAGGTGGCTGAACTGCTCCTGAGCCACGGAGCAGACGCGGGGGCTGTGGACAGCACAGGGCATGATGCTCTGCACTACGCTCTGCACACACAAGACCAGGCACTGTGGAGGCTGCTACAGCAGGCCCTGAACCGGCGGCGGCAGGGCG GTCAGAGGCTAGTCCAGCACCCAGATCTTGCATCCCAG gcctctccATCTGAGCCCCAGGCAGGTTCTCCACCTAAGAGCTCATGGAGAGCAGAACCTGAGGAGGagcaagaggagaaggaggatgaaGACCCACGCTCGGAGGAGTGGAGGTGGAAGTATGAAGAGGAGCGGAGGAAAGTTGTTCAGCTGGAGCAGGAGCTGGTGCAAAAGACAGAAGAGTGTAAGACTCAAGCTGCAGCCTATCTGGGCCTTGAGAACCAGATTCGAGAGCAGGCACAGGAGCTAGGGCTCCTCCTATCCTGGGAGCCCAGAGCTTCAGGAAAGCAAGGCTCTAGTCTCCGGCCTGGAGGGGATGGCATGGAGCAGGGTTGTCCTATGGACCTTCTGGCTGAGAGTATACAAGAGctaaagaagcagcagcaggcagCAGCCACAGTAAATCCAGTATTAGCTCCCAAGAAGGCTGAGGACTCAGCCCCAGGAAAGATCCAGTATGAAGTCCATGGAAGGTCCCAACCAGAAGAACAGGGGCCACCCCAGAGCCCAGCATCTGAGACCATCAGGAAAGCCACAGGACAGCAACTGACTACCAATGGGGCACAGACCTTTGGCCCTGATCATGCTGATCAGCTGCCTGCTGGCCAGAAGGAGAGTTCCCAAGTTCTAGGAGTTGAACCAGGAGGCACAGTGGCTGAACCAGTGGGCCCAGCAGCCATGAACCAGCTTCTGCTACAACTAAGGGAGGAGCTTGCTGCAGTGTGGCGAGAAAAGGATGCTGCCCGGGGGGCTTTGTCAAGACCGGTCATGGAGGGAGCCCTGGGGACTCCCCGTGCTGAGGCAGCAGCAGCTGCCTGGGAGAAGATGGAAGCCCGACTGGAGCGGGTGCTGGCAAGGCTGGAACGGGCAAAGGCAGGACTACAGGTGAAACCTGAGGTTCCTTCCCAGGAGTCCAGAGAGGGAGCCCTAAAGGCAGCCCCAGGGAGCATCAAAGAGgatgaagagaaggagaaaagggtTCCTGGGGCTCGAGGAGAGCCTCTAGGGGCCCCTGGAGGGGAAAAGGCCCTAGGAGGCCTGGCAAAGGGACAGCTGGAGAAGGAGATGTCAGTACTGAGACTGAGCAACAGTAACTTGCTGGAGGAGTTAGGGGAGTTGGGGCGGgagcggcagaggttgcagagggAGCTACAGTCCCTGAGCCAGCGGCTGCAGCGGGAGTTTGTACCCAAGCCAGAGGCGCAGGTCCAGCTACAGCAGTTGCGACAGAGTGTGGGGCTGCTGACAAATGAACTGGCTATGGAGAAGGAGGCCACAGAGAAGCTGCGGAAGCTCCTGGCCTCCCAGAGCAGCGGTCTCCGAGGGCTGTGGGACTGCCTGCCCGCAGACCTAGTGGGCAAGAGGAGTGCACAAAGCAAAGCAGCAGAGTCCCTGGAGGAGCTGCGGGCCTGCATCAGCACCCTGGTGGATCGGCACCAGGAGGCCCAGCAGGTGCTGGCTCGGCTGCAAGAAGAAAACCAGCAGTTGCTGGGGTCCTTGTCCCCGTGGGGGGAGCCAGGCACCTCCTTAAAGGCCCCAGCATCCCCCCAAGTGGCCGCTCTGGAGCAAGACCTGGGGAAGCTGGAGGAAGAGCTGCGGGCAGTTCAGGCCACGATGAGCGGGAAGAGCCAGGAGATCGGAAAGCTGAAGCAGATGCTCTACCAAGCCACAGAGGAAGTGGCTGAGCTAAGGGCCCGGGAGGCAGCCAGCCTACGGCAACACGAGAAAACTCGGGGTTCGCTGGTGGCCCAGGCTCAGGCTTGGGGCCAGGAGCTAAAGGCTCTGCTGGAAAAGTATAATACGGCCTGCCGGGAAATGGGTCGGCTGCGGGAGGCGGTGGCGGAGGAGCGCCGCCGGAGTGGGGACCTGGCCGCTCAGGCAGCCGAACAAGAGCGCCAGGCCAGCGAGATGCGGGGGCGCTCCGAGCAATTTGAGAAAACGGCAGAGCTGCTGAAAGAGAAGATGGAGCATCTCATTGGGGCTTGCCGAGacaaggaggccaag
- the ITGA10 gene encoding integrin alpha-10 isoform X2 — MELPLVTHLFLPLVFLTGCPTYMDVVIVLDGSNSIYPWSEVQTFLRRLVGKLFIDPEQIQVGLVQYGESPVHEWSLGDFRTKEEVVRAAKNLSRREGRETKTAQAILVACTEGFSQSHGGRPEAARLLVVVTDGESHDGEELPAALKACEAGRVTRYGIAVLGHYLRRQRDPSSFLREIRTIASDPDERFFFNVTDEAALTDIVDALGDRIFGLEGSHAENESSFGLEMSQIGFSTHRLKDGILFGMVGAYDWGGSVLWLERGHRLFPPRMALEDEFPPALQNHAAYLGYSVSSMLLRGGRRLFLSGAPRFRHRGKVIAFQLKKDGAVRVAQSLQGEQIGSYFGSELCPLDTDRDGTTDVLLVAAPMFLGPQNKETGRVYVYLVGQQSLLTLQGTLQPEPPQDARFGFAMGALPDLNQDGFADVAVGAPLEDGHQGALYLYHGTQSGVRPHPTQRIAAASMPHALSYFGRSVDGRLDLDGDDLVDVAVGAQGAAILLSSRPIVHLTPSLEVTPQAISVVQRDCRRRGQEAVCLTAALCFQVTSRTPGRWDHRFYMRFTASLDEWTAGARAAFDGSGQRLSPRRLRLSVGNVTCEQLHFHVLDTSDYLRPVALTVTFALDNTTKPGPVLNEGSPTSIQKLVPFSKDCGPDNECVTDLVLQVNMDIRGSRKAPFVVRGGRRKVLVSATLENRKENAYNTSLSLIFSRNLHLASLTPQRDSPIKVECAAPSAHARLCSVGHPVFQTGAKVTFLLEFEFSCSSLLSQVFVKLIASSDSLERNGTLQDNTAQTSAYIQYEPHLLFSSESTLHRYEVHPYETLPVGPGPEFKTTLRVQNLGCYVVSGLIISALLPAVAHGGNYFLSLSQVITNNASCIVQNLTEPPGPPVHPEELQHTNRLNGSNTQCQVVRCHLGQLAKGTEVSVGLLRLVHNEFFRRAKFKSLTVVSTFELGTEEGSVLQLTEASRWSESLLEVVQTRPILISLWILIGSVLGGLLLLALLVFCLWKLGFFAHKKIPEEEKREEKLEQ; from the exons GCTGCCCAACATACATGGATGTTGTCATTGTCTTGGATGGCTCCAACAGCATCTACCCCTGGTCTGAAGTTCAGACCTTCCTACGAAGACTGGTAGGGAAACTGTTTATTGACCCAGAACAGATACAG GTGGGACTGGTACAGTATGGGGAGAGCCCTGTACATGAGTGGTCCCTGGGAGATTTCCGAACGAAGGAGGAAGTGGTGAGAGCAGCAAAGAACCTCAGTCGGCGGGAGGGACGAGAAACAAAGACTGCCCAAGCAATACTGGTGGCCTG CACAGAAGGGTTCAGTCAGTCCCATGGGGGCCGACCCGAGGCTGCCAGGCTACTGGTGGTTGTCACTGATGGAGAGTCCCATGATGGAGAGGAGCTTCCTGCAGCACTAaaggcctgtgaggctggaagagTGACACGCTATGGGATTGCA GTCCTTGGTCACTACCTCCGGCGGCAGCGAGATCCCAGCTCTTTCCTGAGAGAAATTAGAACTATTGCCAGTGATCCAGATGAGCGATTCTTCTTCAATGTCACAGATGAGGCTGCTCTGACTGACATTGTGGATGCACTAGGAGATCGGATTTTTGGCCTCGAAG GGTCCCATGCAGAAAACGAAAGCTCCTTTGGGCTGGAAATGTCTCAGATTGGTTTCTCCACTCACCGGCTAAAG GATGGGATTCTCTTTGGGATGGTGGGGGCCTATGACTGGGGAGGCTCTGTGCTATGGCTTGAAAGAGGTCACCGCCTTTTCCCCCCACGAATGGCACTGGAAGACGAGTTCCCCCCTGCATTGCAGAACCATGCAGCCTACCTGG GTTACTCTGTTTCTTCCATGCTTTTGCGGGGTGGACGCCGCCTGTTTCTCTCTGGGGCTCCTCGATTTAGACATCGAGGAAAAGTCATCGCCTTCCAGCTTAAGAAAGATGGGGCTGTGAGGGTTGCCCAGAGCCTCCAGGGGGAGCAG ATTGGGTCATACTTTGGCAGTGAGCTCTGCCCATTGGATACAGATAGGGATGGAACAACTGATGTCTTACTTGTGGCTGCCCCCATGTTCCTGGGACCCCAGAACAAGGAAACAGGACGTGTTTATGTGTATCTGGTGGGCCAG CAGTCCTTGCTGACCCTCCAAGGAACACTTCAGCCAGAACCCCCCCAGGATGCTCGGTTTGGCTTTGCCATGGGTGCTCTTCCTGATCTGAACCAAGATGGTTTTGCTGATGTGGCTGTGGGGGCACCTCTGGAAGATGGGCACCAGGGAGCACTGTACCTGTACCATGGAACCCAGAGTGGAGTCAGGCCCCATCCTACCCAG aGGATTGCCGCTGCCTCCATGCCACACGCCCTCAGCTACTTTGGCCGAAGTGTGGATGGCCGGCTAGATCTGGATGGAGATGATCTGGTCGATGTGGCTGTGGGTGCCCAGGGGGCAGCCATCCTGCTCAG CTCCCGGCCCATTGTCCATCTGACCCCATCACTGGAGGTGACCCCACAGGCCATCAGTGTGGTTCAGAGGGACTGTAGGCGGCGAGGCCAAGAGGCAGTCTGTCTGACTGCAGCCCTTTGCTTCCAAGTGACCTCCCGTACTCCTGGTCGCTGGGATCACCGATTCT ACATGAGGTTCACCGCATCACTGGATGAATGGACGGCTGGGGCACGTGCAGCATTTGATGGCTCTGGCCAGAGGTTGTCCCCTCGGAGGCTCCGGCTCAGTGTGGGGAATGTCACTTGTGAGCAGCTACACTTCCATGTGCTG GATACATCAGATTACCTCCGGCCAGTGGCCTTGACTGTGACCTTTGCCTTGGACAATACCACAAAGCCAGGGCCTGTGCTGAATGAGGGCTCGCCCACCTCTATACAAAAGCTG gTCCCCTTCTCAAAGGATTGTGGCCCTGATAATGAATGTGTCACAGACCTGGTGCTTCAAGTGAATATGGACATCAGAGGCTCCAG GAAGGCCCCATTTGTGGTTCGAGGTGGCCGGCGGAAAGTGCTGGTATCTGCAACTCtggagaacagaaaggaaaatgcTTACAATACTAGCCTGAGTCTCATCTTCTCTAGAAACCTCCACCTGGCCAGTCTCACTCCCCAG AGAGACAGCCCAATAAAGGTGGAATGTGCAGCCCCTTCTGCTCATGCCCGGCTCTGCAGTGTGGGGCATCCTGTCTTCCAGACTGGAGCCAAG GTGACCTTTCTGCTAGAGTTTGAGTTTAGCTGCTCCTCTCTCCTGAGCCAGGTCTTCGTGAAGCTGATTGCCAGCAG TGACAGCCTGGAGAGAAATGGGACCCTTCAAGATAACACAGCCCAGACCTCAGCCTACATCCAATATGAGCCCCACCTCCTGTTCTCTAG TGAGTCTACCCTGCACCGCTATGAGGTTCACCCATATGAGACCCTCCCAGTGGGTCCTGGCCCAGAATTCAAAACCACTCTTAGG GTTCAGAACCTAGGCTGCTATGTGGTCAGTGGCCTCATCATCTCAGCCCTCCTTCCAGCTGTGGCCCATGGGGGCAATTACTTCCTATCACTGTCTCAAGTCATCACTAACAAT GCAAGCTGCATAGTGCAGAACCTGACTGAACCCCCAGGCCCACCTGTGCATCCAGAGGAGCTTCAACACACAAACAGACTG AATGGGAGCAATACTCAGTGTCAGGTGGTGAGGTGCCACCTTGGGCAGCTGGCAAAGGGGACCGAGGTCTCTGTTGGACTATTGAGGCTGGTTCACAATGAATTTTTCCGAAGA GCCAAGTTCAAGTCCCTGACAGTGGTCAGCACCTTTGAGCTGGGAACCGAAGAGGGCAGTGTCCtacagctgactgaagcctccCGTTGGAGTGAG AGCCTCTTGGAGGTGGTTCAGACCCGGCCTATCCTCATCTCCCTGTGGATCCTCATAGGCAGTGTCCTGGGAGGGTTGCTCCTGCTTGCTCTCCTTGTCTTCTGCCTGTGGAAG CTTGGCTTCTTTGCCCATAAGAAAATccctgaggaagaaaaaagagaagagaagttgGAGCAATGA
- the ITGA10 gene encoding integrin alpha-10 isoform X1, protein MELPLVTHLFLPLVFLTGLCSPFNLDEHHPRLFPGPPEAEFGYSVLQHVGGGQRWMLVGAPWDGPSGDRRGDVYRCPVGGAHNAPCAKGHLGDYQLGNSSHPAVNMHLGMSLLETDGDGGFMACAPLWSRACGSSVFSSGICARVDASFQPQGSLAPTAQRCPTYMDVVIVLDGSNSIYPWSEVQTFLRRLVGKLFIDPEQIQVGLVQYGESPVHEWSLGDFRTKEEVVRAAKNLSRREGRETKTAQAILVACTEGFSQSHGGRPEAARLLVVVTDGESHDGEELPAALKACEAGRVTRYGIAVLGHYLRRQRDPSSFLREIRTIASDPDERFFFNVTDEAALTDIVDALGDRIFGLEGSHAENESSFGLEMSQIGFSTHRLKDGILFGMVGAYDWGGSVLWLERGHRLFPPRMALEDEFPPALQNHAAYLGYSVSSMLLRGGRRLFLSGAPRFRHRGKVIAFQLKKDGAVRVAQSLQGEQIGSYFGSELCPLDTDRDGTTDVLLVAAPMFLGPQNKETGRVYVYLVGQQSLLTLQGTLQPEPPQDARFGFAMGALPDLNQDGFADVAVGAPLEDGHQGALYLYHGTQSGVRPHPTQRIAAASMPHALSYFGRSVDGRLDLDGDDLVDVAVGAQGAAILLSSRPIVHLTPSLEVTPQAISVVQRDCRRRGQEAVCLTAALCFQVTSRTPGRWDHRFYMRFTASLDEWTAGARAAFDGSGQRLSPRRLRLSVGNVTCEQLHFHVLDTSDYLRPVALTVTFALDNTTKPGPVLNEGSPTSIQKLVPFSKDCGPDNECVTDLVLQVNMDIRGSRKAPFVVRGGRRKVLVSATLENRKENAYNTSLSLIFSRNLHLASLTPQRDSPIKVECAAPSAHARLCSVGHPVFQTGAKVTFLLEFEFSCSSLLSQVFVKLIASSDSLERNGTLQDNTAQTSAYIQYEPHLLFSSESTLHRYEVHPYETLPVGPGPEFKTTLRVQNLGCYVVSGLIISALLPAVAHGGNYFLSLSQVITNNASCIVQNLTEPPGPPVHPEELQHTNRLNGSNTQCQVVRCHLGQLAKGTEVSVGLLRLVHNEFFRRAKFKSLTVVSTFELGTEEGSVLQLTEASRWSESLLEVVQTRPILISLWILIGSVLGGLLLLALLVFCLWKLGFFAHKKIPEEEKREEKLEQ, encoded by the exons GTCTCTGCTCCCCCTTTAACCTGGATGAACATCACCCACGCCTATTCCCAGGGCCACCAGAAGCTGAATTTGGATACAGTGTCTTACAACATGTTGGGGGTGGACAGCGATG GATGCTGGTGGGCGCCCCCTGGGATGGGCCTTCAGGCGACCGGAGGGGGGACGTTTATCGCTGCCCTGTAGGGGGGGCCCACAATGCCCCATGTGCCAAGGGCCACTTAG GTGACTACCAACTGGGAAATTCATCTCATCCTGCTGTGAATATGCACCTGGGGATGTCTCTGTTAGAGACAGATGGTGATGGGGGATTCATG GCCTGTGCCCCTCTCTGGTCTCGTGCTTGTGGCAGCTCTGTCTTCAGTTCTGGGATATGTGCCCGTGTGGATGCTTCATTCCAGCCTCAGGGAAGCCTGGCACCCACTGCCCAAC GCTGCCCAACATACATGGATGTTGTCATTGTCTTGGATGGCTCCAACAGCATCTACCCCTGGTCTGAAGTTCAGACCTTCCTACGAAGACTGGTAGGGAAACTGTTTATTGACCCAGAACAGATACAG GTGGGACTGGTACAGTATGGGGAGAGCCCTGTACATGAGTGGTCCCTGGGAGATTTCCGAACGAAGGAGGAAGTGGTGAGAGCAGCAAAGAACCTCAGTCGGCGGGAGGGACGAGAAACAAAGACTGCCCAAGCAATACTGGTGGCCTG CACAGAAGGGTTCAGTCAGTCCCATGGGGGCCGACCCGAGGCTGCCAGGCTACTGGTGGTTGTCACTGATGGAGAGTCCCATGATGGAGAGGAGCTTCCTGCAGCACTAaaggcctgtgaggctggaagagTGACACGCTATGGGATTGCA GTCCTTGGTCACTACCTCCGGCGGCAGCGAGATCCCAGCTCTTTCCTGAGAGAAATTAGAACTATTGCCAGTGATCCAGATGAGCGATTCTTCTTCAATGTCACAGATGAGGCTGCTCTGACTGACATTGTGGATGCACTAGGAGATCGGATTTTTGGCCTCGAAG GGTCCCATGCAGAAAACGAAAGCTCCTTTGGGCTGGAAATGTCTCAGATTGGTTTCTCCACTCACCGGCTAAAG GATGGGATTCTCTTTGGGATGGTGGGGGCCTATGACTGGGGAGGCTCTGTGCTATGGCTTGAAAGAGGTCACCGCCTTTTCCCCCCACGAATGGCACTGGAAGACGAGTTCCCCCCTGCATTGCAGAACCATGCAGCCTACCTGG GTTACTCTGTTTCTTCCATGCTTTTGCGGGGTGGACGCCGCCTGTTTCTCTCTGGGGCTCCTCGATTTAGACATCGAGGAAAAGTCATCGCCTTCCAGCTTAAGAAAGATGGGGCTGTGAGGGTTGCCCAGAGCCTCCAGGGGGAGCAG ATTGGGTCATACTTTGGCAGTGAGCTCTGCCCATTGGATACAGATAGGGATGGAACAACTGATGTCTTACTTGTGGCTGCCCCCATGTTCCTGGGACCCCAGAACAAGGAAACAGGACGTGTTTATGTGTATCTGGTGGGCCAG CAGTCCTTGCTGACCCTCCAAGGAACACTTCAGCCAGAACCCCCCCAGGATGCTCGGTTTGGCTTTGCCATGGGTGCTCTTCCTGATCTGAACCAAGATGGTTTTGCTGATGTGGCTGTGGGGGCACCTCTGGAAGATGGGCACCAGGGAGCACTGTACCTGTACCATGGAACCCAGAGTGGAGTCAGGCCCCATCCTACCCAG aGGATTGCCGCTGCCTCCATGCCACACGCCCTCAGCTACTTTGGCCGAAGTGTGGATGGCCGGCTAGATCTGGATGGAGATGATCTGGTCGATGTGGCTGTGGGTGCCCAGGGGGCAGCCATCCTGCTCAG CTCCCGGCCCATTGTCCATCTGACCCCATCACTGGAGGTGACCCCACAGGCCATCAGTGTGGTTCAGAGGGACTGTAGGCGGCGAGGCCAAGAGGCAGTCTGTCTGACTGCAGCCCTTTGCTTCCAAGTGACCTCCCGTACTCCTGGTCGCTGGGATCACCGATTCT ACATGAGGTTCACCGCATCACTGGATGAATGGACGGCTGGGGCACGTGCAGCATTTGATGGCTCTGGCCAGAGGTTGTCCCCTCGGAGGCTCCGGCTCAGTGTGGGGAATGTCACTTGTGAGCAGCTACACTTCCATGTGCTG GATACATCAGATTACCTCCGGCCAGTGGCCTTGACTGTGACCTTTGCCTTGGACAATACCACAAAGCCAGGGCCTGTGCTGAATGAGGGCTCGCCCACCTCTATACAAAAGCTG gTCCCCTTCTCAAAGGATTGTGGCCCTGATAATGAATGTGTCACAGACCTGGTGCTTCAAGTGAATATGGACATCAGAGGCTCCAG GAAGGCCCCATTTGTGGTTCGAGGTGGCCGGCGGAAAGTGCTGGTATCTGCAACTCtggagaacagaaaggaaaatgcTTACAATACTAGCCTGAGTCTCATCTTCTCTAGAAACCTCCACCTGGCCAGTCTCACTCCCCAG AGAGACAGCCCAATAAAGGTGGAATGTGCAGCCCCTTCTGCTCATGCCCGGCTCTGCAGTGTGGGGCATCCTGTCTTCCAGACTGGAGCCAAG GTGACCTTTCTGCTAGAGTTTGAGTTTAGCTGCTCCTCTCTCCTGAGCCAGGTCTTCGTGAAGCTGATTGCCAGCAG TGACAGCCTGGAGAGAAATGGGACCCTTCAAGATAACACAGCCCAGACCTCAGCCTACATCCAATATGAGCCCCACCTCCTGTTCTCTAG TGAGTCTACCCTGCACCGCTATGAGGTTCACCCATATGAGACCCTCCCAGTGGGTCCTGGCCCAGAATTCAAAACCACTCTTAGG GTTCAGAACCTAGGCTGCTATGTGGTCAGTGGCCTCATCATCTCAGCCCTCCTTCCAGCTGTGGCCCATGGGGGCAATTACTTCCTATCACTGTCTCAAGTCATCACTAACAAT GCAAGCTGCATAGTGCAGAACCTGACTGAACCCCCAGGCCCACCTGTGCATCCAGAGGAGCTTCAACACACAAACAGACTG AATGGGAGCAATACTCAGTGTCAGGTGGTGAGGTGCCACCTTGGGCAGCTGGCAAAGGGGACCGAGGTCTCTGTTGGACTATTGAGGCTGGTTCACAATGAATTTTTCCGAAGA GCCAAGTTCAAGTCCCTGACAGTGGTCAGCACCTTTGAGCTGGGAACCGAAGAGGGCAGTGTCCtacagctgactgaagcctccCGTTGGAGTGAG AGCCTCTTGGAGGTGGTTCAGACCCGGCCTATCCTCATCTCCCTGTGGATCCTCATAGGCAGTGTCCTGGGAGGGTTGCTCCTGCTTGCTCTCCTTGTCTTCTGCCTGTGGAAG CTTGGCTTCTTTGCCCATAAGAAAATccctgaggaagaaaaaagagaagagaagttgGAGCAATGA